The following coding sequences are from one Gossypium raimondii isolate GPD5lz chromosome 4, ASM2569854v1, whole genome shotgun sequence window:
- the LOC105780778 gene encoding ABC transporter G family member 6, protein MSSDNNHHRNSPSQYFQHSLELIAGELSTATGASPTLGQLLKHVGDTRKEATGDETPVHEVLVDVTEPRPIPFVLSFNNLTYSVKVPRKMTLPGFFRRRGGSAAADAAIVDNPLAGDSYFTRTKTLLNDISGEARDGEILAVLGASGSGKSTLIDALANRIAKGSLKGNVTLNGEALESRMLKVISAYVMQDDLLFPMLTVEETLMFAAEFRLPRTLSKSKKKMRVQALIDQLGLRNAAKTVIGDEGHRGVSGGERRRVSIGIDIIHDPIILFLDEPTSGLDSTSAFMVVKVLQRIAQSGSIVVMSVHQPSYRILGLLDRLIFLSRGQTVYSGSPKTLPLYFSEFGYPIPENENKTEFALDLIRELEGSPGGTKSLVEFNKSWQSMKHTRDTEPDRVGLSLKEAISASISRGKLVPGATNDVNSTSMVPTFANPFWKEMVVLSNRSILNLRRMPELFGIRLAAVLVTGFILATVFWQLDNSPKGVQERLGFFAFAMSTTYYTCADALPVFLQERYIFMRETAYNAYRRLSYVISNALVTLPGLILLSFAFSMTTFWAVGLDGGLSGFLFYFLIMFASFWSGSSFVTFLSGVVPHVMLGYTIVVAVLAYFLLFSGFFINRDRIPGYWIWFHYLSLVKYPYEAVLQNEFENPAKCFVRGIQIFDNSPLGAVPPAMKVRLLQSLSNTLGMRITSSTCMTTGLDILKQEGITDLSKWNCLLITVAWGFLFRILFYFSLLLGSKNKRS, encoded by the coding sequence ATGTCGTCGGATAATAATCATCATCGTAATAGTCCTTCTCAGTATTTTCAACACTCATTGGAGCTTATTGCCGGCGAACTCTCAACAGCCACAGGAGCTTCCCCAACGCTCGGCCAACTACTTAAACACGTTGGTGATACAAGAAAAGAAGCCACCGGCGACGAAACTCCTGTCCATGAAGTCCTCGTCGACGTCACCGAGCCGCGCCCCATACCCTTTGTGCTTTCCTTTAACAACCTTACTTATAGTGTAAAGGTTCCTCGCAAAATGACGTTGCCTGGTTTCTTCAGACGGAGGGGTGGAAGCGCCGCTGCAGATGCTGCTATCGTAGATAATCCACTTGCCGGAGATAGTTATTTTACGAGGACAAAGACGTTGCTTAATGATATCTCCGGTGAGGCTCGAGACGGTGAGATACTCGCTGTGCTTGGAGCGAGTGGTTCAGGTAAGTCGACGCTGATCGATGCTTTAGCCAATAGAATAGCTAAAGGGAGTTTGAAAGGAAACGTTACTTTAAATGGCGAAGCTTTGGAGTCTCGAATGTTGAAAGTCATTTCAGCTTACGTTATGCAAGATGATTTGCTTTTCCCAATGCTTACCGTCGAAGAAACCTTAATGTTCGCAGCTGAGTTTCGCCTTCCTCGGACTTTGTCGAAATCTAAGAAGAAAATGAGAGTTCAAGCCTTGATCGATCAATTAGGCTTAAGAAATGCAGCCAAAACTGTAATCGGTGATGAAGGTCATCGTGGTGTTTCCGGTGGAGAGCGTCGTCGTGTATCCATCGGAATCGATATAATTCATGACCCCATTATTCTTTTCTTGGATGAGCCTACATCAGGACTGGATTCAACCAGTGCTTTCATGGTGGTGAAGGTTTTACAGAGGATAGCTCAGAGTGGAAGCATTGTTGTAATGTCAGTTCATCAGCCAAGTTACCGTATTCTCGGATTGCTTGACCGATTGATATTTTTGTCTCGTGGACAAACAGTTTACAGTGGTTCACCGAAGACTCTCCCTCTGTATTTCTCGGAGTTCGGGTATCCAATACCCGAGAACGAGAACAAAACGGAGTTTGCCCTGGACTTAATCCGAGAACTCGAAGGATCTCCTGGAGGAACAAAAAGTTTGGTCGAATTCAACAAGTCATGGCAAAGCATGAAGCATACTAGAGACACCGAGCCAGATCGAGTCGGTTTATCGCTAAAAGAAGCAATTAGCGCCAGTATATCTCGAGGTAAACTCGTCCCAGGTGCTACAAATGATGTCAATTCAACTTCCATGGTTCCAACATTTGCAAATCCATTTTGGAAAGAAATGGTGGTACTGTCAAATCGATCCATCCTAAATTTAAGACGGATGCCGGAGTTGTTCGGAATTCGTTTGGCAGCAGTTCTAGTGACAGGGTTCATTTTAGCGACAGTATTTTGGCAACTTGATAATTCACCAAAAGGGGTGCAAGAAAGACTAGGGTTTTTCGCATTCGCAATGTCGACAACATATTACACTTGTGCCGATGCTCTTccagtttttctccaagaaagGTACATTTTCATGAGAGAAACTGCTTACAACGCTTACAGGAGATTATCATACGTCATATCAAATGCTTTAGTGACGTTACCGGGCTTGATTTTGCTCTCGTTTGCTTTCTCCATGACAACATTTTGGGCAGTAGGGCTAGACGGCGGATTATCAGGATTCTTATTCTATTTCCTAATTATGTTTGCTTCGTTTTGGTCCGGAAGTTCATTCGTGACATTCCTTTCGGGTGTCGTCCCGCATGTGATGTTAGGCTACACCATAGTCGTCGCTGTTCTAGCATATTTCTTACTCTTTAGCGGCTTCTTCATCAATCGTGACAGAATCCCGGGTTACTGGATATGGTTCCATTACTTATCCCTTGTGAAATACCCATATGAAGCAGTCTTacaaaatgaatttgaaaaccCAGCAAAGTGCTTCGTGAGAGGGATTCAAATATTTGACAATTCACCACTTGGAGCAGTCCCTCCCGCCATGAAAGTGAGATTGCTGCAGTCATTAAGCAATACTTTGGGAATGAGAATTACAAGCTCAACCTGTATGACAACGGGGTTGGATATTCTGAAGCAAGAAGGGATTACAGATTTAAGCAAATGGAATTGCTTGTTGATTACAGTGGCTTGGGGTTTCTTGTTTCGGATTTTGTTTTACTTCTCTTTGTTATTGGgaagcaaaaacaaaagatcATGA